In Rutidosis leptorrhynchoides isolate AG116_Rl617_1_P2 chromosome 6, CSIRO_AGI_Rlap_v1, whole genome shotgun sequence, the DNA window tgcagcatgTACTGCTGCTATATTTGCTGCAatgaaagcacggaagtcttcctcactcatgttcaagttctgacgagtagtcggtgccatttccttcaaaaatagccaaaagaattaagttaatcatatagaatattaagagtagtcaatactatttcgtagaataatatgaactcatttataaaagctttttcttcatattagtgttttataagttttaattcgggtaatacctacccgttaagttcatacttagtagctaacatacaattcaactactacaattctatatgaaaactgattataataatatttcacattcaaacttttatacaatattttgcaaacttacaataccactattttacatatagcatgaaatatagcacataaaaactctgatacaaaacagttgcgaagacaattctagttaatacgcaagtcgttcaacaaaggcaataaagacacgtaattcatacgtccagaaacaagtcatgctttctggttttactatgactacttcccatccttggtcttgtggaacataaccgttgtgaccgttgacaagacagcatgttgtaatgtcgtcaaaaagacgagggtttcgtaatgtccaacagccccgtaataatctaaaaaccttgtttcccatctcaactaccgagtccatcacttgtgggaatgttttatttaaaagttgcaacccaatgttctttttctcaatttgatgagaagcgaacattattaacccgtaagcataacatgcttctttatgttgcatgttagaagctctttctaactcacgaaatcctatgttgggatatgttgagtcaaaataggttcttaacccgtagcataaaattgcatttgggttccccgcatttaacgctttaaagaaaacacggcgtaacttacggtctccccaatgtgatataccccacctatcaaaggaaagccttttataaactaaggcatttctggaaagtctttcaaatgtttgacaagttaatttcgccataactaaatgtgctgatgaattctgaccgactctagacaagatttccccaatcatatcctctagtaggtcttctaaaatattcggttgtctacccttaacgtccattttgtttttatactgtaaaatagacaaggattagattcgtaaaagataattaacaaacaatacaagcaatttttatatagaacataaaagtacaagcacactatattacatatattacacaacatgattacaaccctctaacctGAATccctattttcttcttcttcttcgaacttggttcgttttcctaattttctaggaatatatggtgtttttctaatacgagccgtcgttttccacaatagtttagaaaaacctggtggtttagaggttcccgggtcattgttacattttaggaaatacggatgttgccgatacatataaagttcatcggggttggaatcggatttctctatttttatacctttttccttattagTTTCTttagctttattaaattgggtcgaggtaatttctataacatcatcggaatcctcatcgggatccgattcatcggaaaattggtaatcttcccaatattttgcttcctcgacggaaacagcattgaccattattaactttggtccgttggttgaggattttcttttatttaatcgatttactataggtatcaatatttcttcctccagaacctcttcttctttcggttcctcctcttccggttcctcttcttctggtttctcttcgggaatttgtgaatcttcccaaaatatattcgactcttcattattattaggtgaatcgatgggatttgtaatagtggtagacatctatcacacaatatcaaacacattatgaggttaatatatcacataatatttacatgttaataatatatagtttccaataaaagtgttaagcaatcgtttttgaagaaaaacacggtcaaagtccagactcactaatgcatcctaacaaactcggtaagacacactaatgcaattttctggttcttttagaccaacgctctgataccaactgaaatgtcccattcatattgattataaacgttccatattaattgatttcgtcgcgaggttttgacctctatatgagacgtttttcaaagactgcattcgattttaaaacaaaccataacctttaaaatattacgacgattattaaataatgataatctaaaatatagcgtttttgacacgaccaatacataatggtttacaataatattacacatcaacataagtcttcgaatgcagtttttaaacaatattatacaagcatggactccaaatcttgtccttaatttagtatgcaacagcggaagctcttaataatcacctgagaataaacatgcttaaaacgtcaacaaaattgttgttgagttataggtttaacctacatattattaaatcataataatagaccacaagatttcatttttataacacatctcttatcagacatttcgcaaactgcatagagataaaaatcattcatatgttgaacacctggtaaccgacattaacttaatgcatagaatatcctcaaaacagaacctctcgtctgtataataatctcaaagtactaaaccatccataacctgaatgggggttgttaagcccaatagatctatctttaggatttgcgtcaattaggggtcatttccctaattcttaggctaccagacttgaagggcgatattcggtttaataatccaaccatagaatgtagttttgcgtacttgtgtctattttgtaaaacatttataaagctgcatgtattctcatcccaaaatattagattttaaaagtgggactataactcactttcacagatttttacttcgtcgggaagtaagacttggtcactggtcgattcacgaacctataacaaatatgtacatatatatcaaagtatgttcaaaatatatttacaacattttttaatacgttttaatgttttaaatattttcagtcagctgtcctcgttagtaacctacaactagttgtccatagttagatgtacagaaataaattgatatatattatcttgacccaatccacgacccagtgtatacacgtctcaggttagatcacaactcgaagtatatatatttttggaatcaacctcaaccctgtatagctaactccaacattactgcatatagagtgtctatggttgttctaaataatatatatagatgggtcgatatgatatgtcaaaacatttgcataagtgtctatggtatcccaagattacataatatattagaatacatgtataatacaatataacttagctaggatatgatttgtatagatttgttaccaattttcacgtagctacaacaagtaaaaatatctaatcttgttttacccataacttcttcgttttaaatccgttttgagttaatccaattgctatggtttcatattgaacttaagtttgtgaatatatacagaaaaagtataagtttatagtcggaaatacaggttacaagtcgtttttgtaaaggtagtcatttcagtcgaaagaacgacgtctagatgaccattttggaaaacatacttccattttgagtttaatcatgatttttggatatagtttcatgttcataagaaaaatcattttcccataagaacaacttttaaatcaaagtttatcatagtttttaattaactaacccaaaacagcctgcggtgttactacgacggcgtatatccagttttacggtgtttttcgtgttttcaggttttaaatccttaagttagcatatcatatagatatagaacatgtgtttagttgattttaaaagtcaagttagaaggattaacttttgtttgcgaacaagtttagaattaactaaactatgttctagtgattacaagtttaaaccttcgaataaggtagttttatatatatgaatcgaatgatgttatgaacatcattactacctcaggttttgtggataaacccactgaaaatgagaaaaatatatctagcttcaaaggatccttggatggcttgaaagttcttgaagcagaatcatgacacgaaaacaagttcaagtaagatttccactcgaaataagattgttatagttatagaaattgaatcaaagtttgaatatgagtattaccttatattagaaagatatcttactataaataagaaagatttcttgagattggatgatcactttacaagattggaagtaagctagcaaacttggaagtattcttgattttatgaaactagaacttatagaatttatgaagaacacttagaacttgaagatagaacttgagagagatcaatttgatgaagaaaattaatgaatgaaagtgtttgtaggtgtttttggtcgttggtatatggattagatataaaggatgtgtaattttgtttacatgtaaataagtcatgaatgattactaatatttttgtaattttatgagatatttcatgctagttgccaaatgatggttcccacatgtgttaggtgactcacatgggctgctaagagctgatcattggagtgtatataccaatagtacatacatctaaaagctgtgtattgtacgagtacgaatacgggtgcatacgagtagaattgttgatgaaactgaacgaggatgtaatttgtaagcatttttgttaagtagaagtattttgataagtgtcttgaagtctttcaaaagtgtataaatacatattaaaacactacatgtatatacattttaactgagtcgttaagtcatcgttagtcgttacatgtaaatgttgttttgaagcctttaggttaacgatcctgttaagtgttgttaacccattgtttattatatcaaatgtgatgttaaattattacattatcatgatattatgatatattaatatatcttaacttaatatgatatatatacaattaaatgtcgttacaacgataatcgttacatatatgtctcgtttcgaaatcattaagttagtagtcttgtttttacatatgtagttcattgttaatatacttaatgatatgtttacttatcataataccatgttaactatatatatatatatatatatatatatatatatatatatatatatatatatatatatatatatatatgacatcatatagtttttacaagttttaacgttcgtgaatcaccggtcaacttgggtggtcaattgtctatataaaacctatttcaattaatcaagtcttaacaagtttgattgcttaacacgttggaaacacttaatcatataaatatcaatttcatttaatatatataaacatagaaaagttcgggtcactacagtggtaggatcaagagggaagtaaccattcggggggaagcggggggaagcaaaaattttttttttcgttttttgaaaaaactttgttcacgaacattatagatgagatgaaaatatgaacatttagtagagacactttgtgataaatgtttttattttgacgggaaaacgctcgaagaagtaatatataacaattatcgtgtttttcgagcgtattttgaggttttagctattggggtttagatattagggtttagaaatttagggtttagggtttagatttagggtttagatttaggatttagattgagtttttaacacgaacggtttagagtttagggtttagggtttagtgttttgagtttatggaataaacccaaaacaccaaaccctaaactctaaaccctaaactctaaatcgggctaaattttacttcacaaaacatgaaaaaaacgttcatattttttacgaacaatattatcttgaatgttatttttgtcgatcgttttcccgcctaaataataacattcatcacgagtgtctcttctaaatgtacatattttcgtgtgatcttgatgccggaaaaaaaaaatttcataaaaaacgaaaagaaaaaaaaaaatttgcttccccccgcttccccccgattggttatttccccattgatcatgcccctatatatatatatatatatatatatatatatatatatatatatatatatatatatatattctttatcaaATTATACTTTTATTGGTTTAATTTTAAGTATGAAATTTAAACAATAAATTGTATCAAAAGTAACTAAAAGGTGAGTAAAGGTACTATTACAATTAGGATAGTGATTGGATCACAAGTGCCTTCTAACCGAAGTGTTTGTAATTAAAAAGAGAAATGGGGTGGTTTAACATCATCACAAAGTATGCCTAGCTCAGTCAACAACGAACTGTTCTTCAAACAAAATCAATGAACTACAGTATATAATAAACACTCAATCAGTAATTTCCATCAAAAAATAACAAATCTTATACTAACATCTACCAAACATATACGGAGTATTATCCATAGTGCATAGTAACTAATGAATATTCATTGAATCGTAACAAATGAATATTCTATATATCCATAAAACCTAAACATAAACTATTTGAGTATAATTTTCCTAACGGCAAAAATCTTTAAAAAGTTGATGAAACCTCCACCGGCTATTCAAACTCCGGCGAACACATTCTAGGCAATATATGAAGCCTTAACACTTGTTCACCAACGGGTGTATCCAAAACCGATAAACGCGGTGGAGATGATGACGTCACGTCCACCACCAAAATCCCAACACCGCCATCTCGAACAACGCACACTCTACCACCGCCGGCGACGATGTGATCCGCCCCTTTTAACATCTTATCTTCCAAAACATCCACCCACAATTTCATCAAATCATCATACTTTTTCAATATACCTTTACATTCATCCACCATATATATAACCTCTTCATCCAACGCCGCCGCCGGCCCTTTCCAACCACTCAACATCTCCGCCGGCATCTCAGACCACTGATCGGAATCTACATCATAAACAGCTCCTTGTTTAACACATGTGCCTTTACCATTGACCATAAAAAGCTTACCTTTACATCCAACGGAATCAATGGCTTCCCGGCTAAACTTTGAATCTTTCAAAGATTGCATCTTTTTCCAAACCCCATTTGAGATTTTACATTTTTTGTTATGAAGATTCGTTTCTGGAAGTACCCATTTATCGACAGACCGTGCAACGGTCAGGTTGTAACGTGAGCCTATCCCACTCGCGACAACCACGGCGGCGCGTGAGACTCCAGCGGAGCACCATCGTCGTGGATTTAAAAATGGAGGACCTGAGGACCAAGTTTCAGATAAAGGGTTGAATATTAGAGGATTTGACAGGGCAGGTTCGAGGTAACCTGAAGTTCCGGCGAGTAAAACTAGGTTCCCGGCGACAGAAAGCGACTGAACCGAAAAGTTCCGGGAAATGAACGAATGGTGACGGAGGCGCACGTTGTTGAGATGGGGTGGTTGGGTAACGGCTTTCCATTCAGATGAGATTGGATCAAAACAAGAAACTTGCAGTGCGGAATTTTGATCGGAAGAAATAGTATACAAAGATAAAAACGCTGGGAAATCGGAGGTGTAAATCACGCGCCGCCATGAACGGCAGACGGAGTAAAGTGTAGACGGTGGAACACGAGAGAGACAAAGTTGGGCTATATCATCTGGGAGACCAGGCAGTAGAGGCTGGTGATGGTCGTCGTTGTTAAGCCGCCGGCGGTTATGAGAAGTGGTGGCGCGTGAGGATGAAGTAGTAGGATGAGGAAATGAAAGGGCCATAATGTTGGAAAAGGTATGTGGTGGACGAGAGCTCAACAAATTGAAATGAAGGATTTTGTACGCAAAGAAAAGTATTATATATAGTTGTGTTTGATTAAAAAAAGAATAAGTTGATGAAAAGGTGTTTGGTTGGAGTATATGATAGAGACAAATAATAAATGCTAAAAGGTGTTTGTGAAGGGAAGAAATGGGGTTGGGTTgcatatatgatttaataattgagTGGTGTTTAGatctatttttatgtttttaaGATTTCAAACCTATCCATATCTCATTCACACCGCTTCTTTTTCCAACGTTTGTAGAGTAAATTTGATGGGTTTTTTTTTCACAAACCATGATAACAAGAAAGGGAAAATTTGTACTATGTTCGTATTAGGCCATTTGTTATGAATAAAATCATATGGTAATTGATATTGTTGTTATGTTGGTATTAGGCCATTTGTTATGAATAAAATCATATGGTAATTGATATTGTTGTGGTGTTGTGGGATGAGGAGATTTTTGCTGACGTGTTATTTAGGGGCGGAACTTAGTGTACCACAAAAGGGATATTCGACTTACCTGGATTTAACgaaaaaaaaattacactaaaaaaaaaaaaataaccaaaaaataaggtttttttttacCCTACTGACTTTGAAATTctttttaaaatttttacacacGCCTCATCTGTATCTGGGTTCAAGTTCAGCCACTAGTGTTATTGTTGTGAGATTGAGGGGCTCTATAATAAATGTATTGTTGTTTTGTTGTGAAATGCTGATGTGATGTgacatttctttttcattttttattaaaataaagTATTAGAttttttaagtaaataaataagtaCATATAAATTAAAAAACACAcaaattttataaattaaaattccTAAAAAGAAAAATacataatttaaaatttaaaacaaataaaaaattacattaaaaGTTCATAAAAATGCAACGGCTACTAATTCAAACCGGTCAAAATGCTCCAGCCAATCAAATCACGCCAAGTGTTCTCGCCAACCGTTGTGTGTCTCGTGGTCCGCCCCCACAACAACAAAAATGCTCAACGGCCCCACAAAGCTCGTTGCGGTCGTTGTGGGGCAACGAAATGGGTTCGCTGAGCAGCATAGCGAATAGTCTAAGACCATTCTTTACGCTAAAGTGAAATGTTGTGGAGTTGTGAGAGGATTTTTGTTGACGTGACATTGTTGTGAGACTGAGGGAGCACTGTGATAAATGTATTGGTTTGCTTTTGTGGAGTGCTAATGTGACATTTATTTTTCAATTTTGTGATTTGTttacatatttatataaaataaaacataataaaatataagaCATAATATTTGAAtgcttaaataaaaattacataataTTAGAATGcttaaaataaaaaattacataatatataaattttagttaTTCACGCTACGAAAGTTTACTGGCAAAGTCCAGGGGCGTCTTCGGTACATGTGCAGAGTGTGCAACCGAACATGGCCCAAAATTTTATAGGGGCCGAAAATTTTAGAAATTAATAATGCTTATTTGTATACACTAGCGAGATATTATTGAAAGCAAAATTGTTAATTGTAATTAGGTAGTTTACAGATTACCAGTTTAAAAAATTCAAGTTATTATTGTTAGGCCAATTAGTCATAttaaacaataattaaaatgatattgataattttagtagtattattttttttataagtattAAAATTTCCAAGGTCTATAAAGGGGTTCATTTTTATTTTTCGAACAGGGCCCTCAAAATCATTGAGACGGCCCTGGCAAAGTCAAAATGTGCTCGGTAAGGTTGTCTCGTAGTTTGTTGTGCACTCTCTTATCTCGTTTCTCTCTATTAATCGTATCCCGATCTCTTATCTTGTTGGACGATTATGTCGTGCATCATTTCTTTGTTTAAAATATAAAACGTGAGGTGAAAATTTTTCATTAGAAAATACCTGAATTATATCATCTACGATTCGCATGAATAATTGACAACGCATACGAAACCTTCGTTTGAATTCGCGGGTAAAGTTGGTGATTCAGAAACATAATCGTTCCATCAAAAACGGTTAAAAAAGAAGGAAAATAAATGAAGCAAAAAAGTGTCGTtaaagaaaaggaaatgaaataatggaAAGAAAAGTCGTTCAAAAAAGTAACAAAAATTTTTTTACAAAAAAGGTTTAGGAAAATACCCCCAAAATTTGGGCTTTTACTATAGTGTCACTATGTTATTTACTATAGTGCCACTGTGAACAGTAAATGAAATTTAGTATTATGGTTAAGGTTAATAAGAGCTTAACCCTTACAATTCCTATAATTCtccaaaaaaaaagaagaaaaaaaaaacgtcaactacagtacatactaagttattatATTAATTGATATGAAGATTGATGATGTGTGAAGTCAGAAAAAGTGGAAGGTTGTACGATAATGTACTAATTAAGACGTTTTTAGAATTTTGATTGAAATATTACTGCTCATTATTTGGGTGTTTTAAAGTGTGTTTTAAAACTTGATTACGGTTCCAGGTAAAAGCTTATACTTTCTCTGTTCCATATTAATTATTTCTCGACAAAAAACACACATTTTAAGAAAAATGACTATCACATGTACTTTGTCTTTACTTTACAGTTTTACCTATTACTTGTTACTTACATTTTTGTCATACATGTATAACGTAAGCGCATAAAAGAACTTAGTCCTCTGATTCTTAATAATTTAtagaagtagacaattaatttgaaaATCTTAAAAAGGAATATTGGACAATATATTATGGACGGAAGGAATAGTAAACTAGCGATAACT includes these proteins:
- the LOC139853317 gene encoding F-box/kelch-repeat protein SKIP25-like; this encodes MALSFPHPTTSSSRATTSHNRRRLNNDDHHQPLLPGLPDDIAQLCLSRVPPSTLYSVCRSWRRVIYTSDFPAFLSLYTISSDQNSALQVSCFDPISSEWKAVTQPPHLNNVRLRHHSFISRNFSVQSLSVAGNLVLLAGTSGYLEPALSNPLIFNPLSETWSSGPPFLNPRRWCSAGVSRAAVVVASGIGSRYNLTVARSVDKWVLPETNLHNKKCKISNGVWKKMQSLKDSKFSREAIDSVGCKGKLFMVNGKGTCVKQGAVYDVDSDQWSEMPAEMLSGWKGPAAALDEEVIYMVDECKGILKKYDDLMKLWVDVLEDKMLKGADHIVAGGGRVCVVRDGGVGILVVDVTSSSPPRLSVLDTPVGEQVLRLHILPRMCSPEFE